Part of the Salinigranum rubrum genome is shown below.
GGCCGACGCCGACTGGTGGGTCGTCGACGAGGTTCCACTCTCGACGCGCCTCCGCAAGTGTCTCCCGTGGAACGTGCTCCGCCGCCAGCCGGTCGAAACCGTCGCGATGCTCGTCCTCAAGTTCGGCCGGGTCCGTCGGCTCACCGCACAGCTTCTGGGGCTCGTCGACATCCCCGAGCGTCGACAGGCACACGGCAACGCCTCCCAGGTCCGACGCGAGTCCTCCGAGGGCATCTCGCCCCTCTCGTCAGGCCGGGACTAACGACCCGGATGGCCGACCCTGTTACTCGGTTCCGCCCGCGTTAACGACTGCTTGTTTATCCACCTCGCATTCGTACGACGAGGTACCATGACCTACACCGTCGCGTTCATCGGCACCGGACCCGACCCGAAGAACCCCAGCACCGACGGCTTCGCGATGGCGTACCGCCACGCCCCCGGCTACCAGCGCCTCGACGACTGCGAACTCGTCGCCTGTGCCGACGTCGTCCCCGAGAACGCCCAGGCGTTCGCCCGCATCCACGACATCCCGCCGGGACACGTCTACACCGACTACGAGGAGATGCTCTCCGAAATCCGCCCCGACATCGTGAGCATCTGCACGCCCCCCGCGATTCACGCCGACCTCGTCATCGGCACCGCCCGGAGCGGCGTCGTACAGGCCATCCACTGCGAGAAGCCCATGGCGCTCACCTGGGGCGACGCGCGGGAGATGGCCCGCGTCTGCGAGGAGGAGGGCGTCCAACTCACCATCAACCACCAGAAACGCTTCGGTAACCCGGTCCGACAGGCGAAAACCCTCATCGACCGCGGCACCGTCGGCGACGTCGAACGGCTCGAGTTCAGCGCGGAGACCCTCTACGACATGGGGACGCACTTCTTCGACATCTGCAACTACCTCAACGACGGCTCGCCCGTCGAGTGGGTGCTGGCCAACATCGACTACACCGAGGAGAACGTCCTCTTCGGGACGCACAACGAGAACCAGGCCATCGCGCAGTGGCGCTACGCGAACGGCGTGAGTGGGTTGGCGTCGACGGGACGCGCGGCGGACTTCGTCGGCTGTCAGCTCCGCGTCGTCGGCGCAGAGGGCGTCATCGAACTCGGCGCCGACGAGGCCGAACTCCGCTACCGCGCCGACGGCTCCGACTGGACCGTCGTCGACACGGGTCTCGACACGGTCCACAAGCCCATGCCCGGTCGCGTGCGCTCGGGGCTGTCGACGGTCGCGAGCAAGCTCCCCACGACACTCTCCGCGAG
Proteins encoded:
- a CDS encoding Gfo/Idh/MocA family protein, with the protein product MTYTVAFIGTGPDPKNPSTDGFAMAYRHAPGYQRLDDCELVACADVVPENAQAFARIHDIPPGHVYTDYEEMLSEIRPDIVSICTPPAIHADLVIGTARSGVVQAIHCEKPMALTWGDAREMARVCEEEGVQLTINHQKRFGNPVRQAKTLIDRGTVGDVERLEFSAETLYDMGTHFFDICNYLNDGSPVEWVLANIDYTEENVLFGTHNENQAIAQWRYANGVSGLASTGRAADFVGCQLRVVGAEGVIELGADEAELRYRADGSDWTVVDTGLDTVHKPMPGRVRSGLSTVASKLPTTLSARVTDRLSTTSYEERAIEELVTALEAGTESELSADNALAAEELIFASWESARRRGRVDLPLDIEDNPLESMVEAGDLLV